The proteins below are encoded in one region of Belonocnema kinseyi isolate 2016_QV_RU_SX_M_011 chromosome 3, B_treatae_v1, whole genome shotgun sequence:
- the LOC117170219 gene encoding amyloid beta A4 precursor protein-binding family B member 1-interacting protein → MEWLRRQDIKDPPEASRGLTPEDNDECYFEEDGSIDEGMGLDNVSSATLRPFNSDINTPRIDSYRFSMANLEDSQDVDLDAILGELCALERRCDGDIAATPVSDSQRQGRPGSTRINPGENTEIGKNEGGMRTDSPDNDSAFSDTVSMLSSESSASSSGSGHKPPQTAMHTAPQQQSHQLVDAASRAKAEKIRLALEKMREASVQKLFIKAFTLDGSGKSLLVDEGMSVAHVCRLLADKNHVPMDPKWAVVEHLPDLFMERVYEDHELLVENLLLWTRDSKNKLLFVERRDKTQLFLTPERFLLGPSDRSGGEYDDHSRNILLEEFFSSNNVGVPEVEGPLYLKSDSKKGWKKYHFILRASGLYYWPKEKARTARDLVCLATFDVNQVYYGVGWRKKYKAPTDFCFAVKHPRLQQAKSTKYIKFLCAEDNAALERWMVGIRLAKYGRQLMENYRTLVDELAQEDLDLLAHARSCSVSSIAIPQNQTQYNTTNDNARQFTDTTRHNGDTGRQYENQRQSYTSDGRLSRASSSSSSGCLSDGAPSSCEVAFECGEFPTGTIKRKPSMNPKLPLTSITRQLKEVGETVRDEPDACPSPTSSGSGTLTRRHSRRRSGTDSDGSGTLKRHHRSGNVTPVSPSPGTPVRERSSPLNYSRSESQELKTPTSPIQPCMMDSITSLPPPPSPSRVSEEIESDSEPLPPPPPEMFRSNLSLDSLPPPPAPGELPMCSSPDLSGSSLSLASLPPPPSPLVGGETGTIRRAKPKQSTPTNSLSPNSTPTHVPSRPVNPIYSSTNSPINQNCVSPTQTNQIYNPGHTISVRNSSPHNSYSDSNCSTPTYAPSSPSFGSPPPFIPPPAYGLANHVSQHLSRQNSKNEPIYAGQPNCLQSIRPNPNMDTVRRSAMKQGTSHYATPPYLAELKASSSPQSQRRVTIQEPPISPKSKTGTGKKITFNLPPQQEPGSPALPQRKPMPPRRSDSTVLTPPKKLAASDQAPPGDFLKDLQRVMRKKWQVAQKCKLDSTTTPHEVLGFRDPPPAVADYRETNVSNWVQEHYGCDNLYENVYNTDPNAPVEYASSPARQPTVRFADQSLSININSSIAGKRRPPPPPPKRAETTQLTTRAMH, encoded by the exons aTTCACAAGATGTCGATCTGGACGCCATCCTTGGAGAACTCTGTGCATTGGAGAGACGATGCGACGGGGATATTGCTGCAACGCCCGTGTCCGACTCTCAGAGACAAGGACGCCCGGGTAGCACGAGGATCAATCCCGGAGAAAATACAGAGATTGGAAAAAATGAAGGAG GGATGCGCACTGATAGTCCTGACAATGACAGCGCGTTTTCGGACACAGTGTCGATGTTATCAAGCGAGAGTTCGGCGAGCAGCAGTGGCTCAGGACACAAGCCACCTCAGACCGCCATGCACACAGCCCCTCAACAGCAATCACACCAGCTTGTCG ATGCCGCTAGTCGAGCGAAGGCGGAGAAAATTCGCTTGGCGCTCGAAAAGATGCGAGAGGCGAGCGTACAGAAGCTTTTCATCAAAGCATTCACTCTCGATGGAAGTGGAAAAAGTTTGCTCGTAGACGAGGGCATGAGTGTTGCTCATGTTTGCAGACTACTTGCTGACAAAAACCATGTTCCTATGGACCCCAAGTGGGCTGTCGTCGAGCATCTTCCTGATCTCTTCATGG AGAGGGTCTACGAGGATCACGAACTGCTGGTGGAGAACCTACTTCTCTGGACCAGAGATTCAAAGAACAAATTGCTCTTCGTCGAGAGGCGGGACAAGACACAACTATTCCTCACCCCGGAACGATTTCTTCTCGGACCCTCGGACCGAAGTGGTGGAGAATACGACGATCATTCCCGCAACATTCTCCTAGAAGAATTTTTCTCTAGCAACAATGTCGGTGTTCCCGAGGTCGAAGGACCTCTTTACCTAAAATCCGACAGTAAAAAAGGCTGGAAGAAGTATCATTTCATCCTGAGAGCTTCGGGTCTCTATTACTGGCCGAAAGAGAAGGCTCGTACTGCGAGGGACCTGGTCTGTCTCGCAACATTCGACGTGAACCAAGTCTACTATGGTGTCGGCTGGCGGAAAAAGTACAAGGCTCCCACGGATTTCTGTTTCGCCGTGAAACATCCCAGACTCCAGCAAGCCAAATCGACCAAGTACATCAAGTTCCTCTGCGCGGAAGATAACGCTGCCCTCGAGAGATGGATGGTTGGCATCAGACTGGCCAAGTATGGTCGACAATTGATGGAAAATTATAGAACCTTGGTGGATGAACTCGCGCAAGAAGATCTGGATCTTCTCGCACACGCGCGATCTTGTTCAGTCAGTTCTATCGCAATTCCGCAAAACCAGACTCAGTACAACACGACGAATGATAATGCGAGACAATTCACGGACACTACCAGGCATAATGGAGATACCGGCAGGCAGTACGAGAATCAGAGACAGAGTTACACGAGCGATGGGAGGCTGAGCAGAGCGAGTAGTTCGAGTTCCAGTGGCTGTTTGTCGGATGGGGCGCCCAGCAGTTGTGAAGTTGCATTCGAGTGTGGCGAGTTTCCGACGGGGACGATCAAGAGGAAGCCCTCGATGAATCCGAAGCTGCCGCTGACCTCGATCACGAGGCAACTGAAGGAGGTTGGCGAGACTGTCAGGGACGAGCCTGATGCTTGTCCGAGTCCAACGAGTTCGGGATCGGGGACTCTGACGAGGAGACACAGTCGGCGAAGAAGTGGAACGGATTCCGATGGTTCCGGGACCTTGAAGAGGCATCACAGGTCGGGAAATGTCACTCCGGTTAGTCCCTCGCCGGGCACTCCGGTTAGAGAGAGATCGAGTCCTTTAAATTATAGTAGGAGCGAAAGTCAGGAATTGAAGACGCCAACTAGTCCGATCCAGCCATGCATG ATGGACTCCATCACATCTCTGCCACCTCCACCTTCACCATCCAGGGTCTCGGAAGAAATAGAATCAGACAGCGAGCCTCTACCTCCACCACCACCCGAGATGTTCCGATCAAATCTCTCTCTCGATTCTCTACCGCCTCCACCAGCACCTGGAGAACTCCCAATGTGCAGCTCCCCCGACCTGAGCGGCTCATCTCTAAGTTTAGCCTCTCTGCCTCCACCGCCAAGTCCCCTCGTCGGCGGCGAAACTGGAACGATTCGTCGTGCCAAACCCAAACAATCCACTCCCACGAATTCCCTCTCGCCAAACAGCACACCAACTCACGTGCCATCAAGGCCCGTGAATCCAATTTACTCGAGTACAAACTCCCCAATCAATCAAAACTGCGTCTCGCCGACCCAGACCAATCAAATCTACAATCCGGGTCACACCATCAGCGTAAGAAACTCCTCCCCGCACAATTCCTACTCGGACTCAAACTGCAGCACACCAACTTACGCCCCAAGTTCGCCCAGCTTCGGATCCCCGCCGCCATTTATCCCGCCACCAGCCTACGGACTCGCGAATCACGTCAGTCAGCACCTTTCGCGGCAAAACTCGAAAAACGAGCCGATCTACGCTGGCCAGCCGAATTGTCTGCAGTCGATAAGGCCCAATCCCAACATGGACACTGTGAGGCGAAGCGCGATGAAGCAAGGCACGAGTCATTATGCAACTCCGCCCTATTTGGCTGAGCTGAAAGCCTCATCAAGTCCCCAGTCCCAGAGGCGAGTCACCATCCAGGAGCCGCCAATCTCGCCCAAATCGAAAACCGGAACTGGCAAGAAGATCACCTTCAATTTACCGCCTCAGCAGGAACCTGGAAGTCCAGCCTTGCCCCAGAGGAAGCCGATGCCTCCGCGAAGATCAGACAGCACTGTCTTGACTCCGCCGAAGAAGCTGGCCGCCTCCGATCAGGCGCCGCCCGGCGACTTCTTGAAGGACCTTCAGAGGGTGATGAGGAAAAAGTGGCAGGTTGCCCAGAAGTGCAAACTCGATTCCACAACCACGCCTCACGAGGTGCTGGGGTTCAGGGATCCTCCACCCGCTGTCGCCGACTACCGAGAGACGAATGTTTCCAACTGGGTTCAGGAGCACTATGGCTGCGACAATCTCTATGAAAATGTCTACAACACGGATCCGAACGCTCCAGTGGAGTATGCCTCGAGTCCGGCCAGACAACCTACCGTCAGATTTGCTGATCAGAGTCTAAGTATTAATATTAACAGTTCGATCGCGGGCAAAAGAAGACCACCACCTCCGCCGCCGAAGCGAGCGGAAACCACACAATTGACGACGAGAGCGATGCACTGA